One genomic region from Amycolatopsis sp. FBCC-B4732 encodes:
- the trpS gene encoding tryptophan--tRNA ligase, with protein MSEEQTVAAARRPRVLSGIQPTADSFHLGNYLGALRQWVRMQDTHETFYCVVDLHAITVEQDPKVLRQRTRVSAAQLLAIGIDPQHSALFVQSHVPEHAQLSWVLECQTGFGEAGRMTQFKDKSAKQGSDRSSVGLFTYPILQAADILLYQADAVPVGEDQRQHLELTRDLAQRFNNRLGKTFVVPEPFIIKDTAKIYDLQDPTSKMSKSASTANGLVELLEDPKRSAKKIRSAVTDTGREVKFDAENKAGVSNLLTIYSALTERPIADLEAAYEGKGYGDLKKDLGEAFVEWVTPIQDRVKSYLDDVAELDKVLAAGAERAREVASKTLAKTYQRIGFLPPVR; from the coding sequence GTGTCCGAAGAGCAGACCGTCGCAGCCGCACGCCGTCCGCGGGTCCTGTCCGGGATCCAGCCGACCGCCGACTCGTTCCACCTCGGGAACTACCTCGGTGCCCTGCGCCAGTGGGTGCGGATGCAGGACACGCACGAGACGTTCTACTGCGTGGTCGACCTGCACGCGATCACCGTCGAGCAGGACCCGAAGGTGCTGCGGCAGCGCACCCGCGTCTCGGCCGCGCAGCTGCTCGCCATCGGCATCGACCCGCAGCACAGCGCCCTGTTCGTGCAGAGCCACGTGCCGGAGCACGCGCAGCTGAGCTGGGTCCTCGAATGCCAGACCGGCTTCGGCGAGGCCGGCCGGATGACGCAGTTCAAGGACAAGTCCGCCAAACAGGGCTCGGACCGCTCCAGCGTCGGCCTCTTCACCTACCCGATCCTGCAGGCCGCGGACATCCTGCTCTACCAGGCCGACGCCGTCCCGGTCGGCGAGGACCAGCGCCAGCACCTCGAGCTCACGCGCGACCTCGCGCAGCGCTTCAACAACCGCCTCGGCAAGACGTTCGTCGTGCCCGAACCGTTCATCATCAAGGACACGGCGAAGATCTACGACCTGCAGGATCCGACGAGCAAGATGAGCAAGTCGGCGTCCACCGCGAACGGCCTCGTCGAGCTGCTCGAGGACCCGAAGCGCTCGGCGAAGAAGATCCGCTCGGCGGTCACCGACACCGGCCGCGAGGTCAAGTTCGACGCCGAGAACAAGGCGGGCGTCTCGAACCTGCTGACCATCTACTCGGCGCTCACCGAGCGGCCGATCGCCGACCTCGAAGCCGCCTACGAAGGCAAGGGGTACGGCGACCTGAAGAAGGACCTCGGCGAGGCGTTCGTCGAGTGGGTCACGCCGATCCAGGACCGCGTGAAGTCCTATTTGGACGACGTCGCGGAGCTGGACAAGGTCCTCGCCGCCGGCGCCGAGCGCGCCCGCGAGGTGGCGTCGAAGACGCTGGCCAAGACCTACCAGCGGATCGGTTTCCTCCCGCCGGTGCGGTGA